From Rhodoferax sp. AJA081-3, the proteins below share one genomic window:
- a CDS encoding ABC transporter ATP-binding protein, whose translation MSDAKNIVLNVNGIEVIYNHVILVLKGVSLQVPEGGIVAILGGNGAGKTTTLRAVSNLLAGERGAVTKGSIELRGERIENLSPADLVQRGVVQVMEGRHCFAHLTIEENLLTGGYTRKSKAEVAANLEKVYAYFPRLKTRRTSQAAYTSGGEQQMCAIGRAIMANPSMVLLDEPSMGLAPQIVEEVFEIVKDLNTKEKVTFLLAEQNTNMALKYSDYGYIMESGRVVMDGAADYLRTNEDVKEFYLGMGGGERKSFKDVKSYKRRKRWLA comes from the coding sequence ATGAGTGATGCAAAGAATATTGTTCTGAACGTGAATGGCATCGAGGTCATCTACAACCACGTCATTCTTGTCCTCAAAGGCGTGTCGCTGCAGGTGCCCGAAGGCGGCATTGTGGCCATCCTGGGCGGCAATGGTGCGGGCAAAACGACCACGCTGCGGGCCGTGTCCAACCTGCTGGCGGGGGAGCGCGGCGCGGTGACCAAGGGCAGCATCGAGCTGCGCGGTGAACGCATCGAGAACCTGAGCCCGGCCGACCTGGTGCAGCGCGGCGTGGTGCAGGTCATGGAAGGCCGCCATTGCTTCGCCCACCTGACGATTGAAGAGAACCTGCTGACCGGCGGCTACACGCGCAAAAGCAAGGCCGAGGTGGCGGCGAATCTGGAAAAGGTCTATGCCTACTTCCCCCGCCTCAAGACCCGGCGCACCAGCCAGGCCGCCTACACCTCGGGCGGTGAACAGCAGATGTGCGCCATCGGCCGCGCCATCATGGCTAACCCCAGCATGGTGCTGCTGGACGAGCCTTCCATGGGCCTGGCGCCGCAGATTGTGGAAGAGGTGTTCGAGATCGTCAAAGACCTCAACACCAAGGAAAAGGTCACCTTTTTGCTGGCCGAGCAGAACACCAATATGGCGCTGAAGTACTCCGACTACGGCTACATCATGGAATCCGGCCGTGTGGTCATGGACGGCGCGGCCGACTACCTGCGCACCAACGAAGACGTCAAGGAGTTCTACCTGGGCATGGGCGG
- a CDS encoding ABC transporter substrate-binding protein — MKLRKLALAASLVALGGALLTTGTAFAQASKEQFIPVLSYRTGPYAPNGVPWANGYVDYLKLVNARGGINGVKISFEECETGYDTARSVECYERLKGKNGGASLVQPLSTGATFAITEKAPVDKISVVTVGYGRSESADGTVFKWNFPIAGTYWVAADAILQAIGKKEGGLDKLKGKKLALVYHDSPFGKEPIALLQERSAQLGFSLQLLPVTAPGVEQKATWLQVRQAKPDYTLLWGWGVMNSTAIKEAQATGYPREKMYGVWWAGAEPDVKDVADGAKGYNAVTMQHGAEPQSKLVKDVLAMVHDKGQGTGPKEELGQVLYMRGAMSAMLGVEGIRSAQERFGKGKVMTGEQVRWGLENLNLTQPKLDALGFAGVMRPISTSCVDHMGASWARIHTWDGKGWKFSSDWLQGDEQIIKPLVKSTAAKYAADKKLTPRTPADCQS, encoded by the coding sequence ATGAAGCTTCGCAAACTCGCACTCGCGGCTAGCTTGGTCGCCCTTGGCGGCGCATTGCTGACAACCGGCACTGCCTTCGCGCAGGCCAGCAAGGAACAATTTATTCCGGTGCTGTCGTACCGCACCGGGCCCTACGCACCCAATGGGGTGCCATGGGCCAATGGTTATGTGGACTACCTCAAGCTGGTTAATGCCCGCGGCGGTATCAATGGCGTCAAGATCAGTTTTGAAGAATGCGAAACCGGCTACGACACGGCCCGCAGCGTGGAATGTTATGAACGCCTGAAAGGCAAAAACGGCGGTGCGTCCCTGGTGCAGCCCCTGTCCACCGGCGCCACCTTTGCGATCACCGAAAAAGCACCCGTCGACAAGATCTCGGTGGTGACCGTGGGTTATGGCCGCAGCGAAAGCGCGGACGGCACAGTCTTCAAATGGAACTTCCCGATTGCCGGCACCTACTGGGTAGCAGCCGACGCCATTCTGCAGGCCATTGGCAAAAAAGAAGGTGGCCTGGACAAACTCAAGGGCAAAAAGCTGGCGCTGGTTTACCACGACAGCCCGTTTGGCAAAGAGCCTATCGCCCTGTTGCAGGAGCGTTCTGCCCAACTCGGTTTCAGTCTGCAGTTGTTGCCCGTGACGGCACCCGGTGTGGAGCAAAAAGCCACCTGGTTGCAGGTGCGCCAGGCCAAGCCCGACTACACCTTGCTGTGGGGCTGGGGTGTGATGAACTCCACCGCCATCAAGGAAGCCCAGGCTACCGGTTACCCCCGCGAGAAGATGTATGGCGTGTGGTGGGCCGGTGCTGAGCCGGACGTGAAAGACGTGGCCGACGGCGCCAAGGGCTACAACGCGGTGACCATGCAGCACGGCGCCGAGCCGCAGTCCAAGCTGGTCAAAGACGTGTTGGCCATGGTGCACGACAAAGGCCAGGGTACCGGTCCCAAGGAAGAGTTGGGCCAGGTGCTCTATATGCGCGGTGCCATGAGCGCGATGCTGGGCGTGGAAGGCATCCGCTCGGCGCAAGAGCGTTTTGGCAAGGGCAAGGTCATGACCGGCGAACAAGTGCGTTGGGGCCTGGAAAACCTGAACCTGACCCAGCCCAAGCTGGACGCACTGGGCTTTGCCGGCGTGATGCGCCCCATCAGCACCTCGTGTGTGGACCACATGGGCGCCTCCTGGGCCCGTATCCACACCTGGGACGGCAAGGGCTGGAAGTTCTCGTCCGACTGGCTGCAGGGTGATGAGCAAATCATTAAGCCCCTGGTCAAGAGCACGGCTGCCAAGTACGCGGCCGACAAGAAGCTGACACCCCGCACGCCAGCCGACTGCCAGAGCTAA
- a CDS encoding branched-chain amino acid ABC transporter permease, whose amino-acid sequence MFYRENGQFKTNYRADQQIFPIAQDRIALYALLAVAFVALPAVASDYWFTNILIPFLIFSLAAIGVNILVGYCGQISLGSGAFMAVGAYAAYNFFVRIEGMPLIVALVLGGVCAMLFGILFGLPSLRVKGLYLAVATLAAQFFADWMFLRIQWFTNYSPSGSVSVSNLQVFGFSLASPLSKYIFCLTLLSVIALMAKNLVRGAVGREWMAIRDMDVAAAVIGIRPMFAKLSAFAVSSFIVGMAGGLWAFIYLGAWEPAAFSVDQSFRLLFMVIIGGMGSIMGSFFGAGFIVLLPIFLNQFLPALAALFGIQISTAGISHAELMIFGGLIVWFLIVEPHGLAKLWSIGKQKLRLWPFPH is encoded by the coding sequence ATGTTTTACAGAGAAAACGGCCAATTCAAAACCAACTACCGGGCAGACCAGCAGATCTTCCCGATTGCACAGGATCGCATCGCCTTGTACGCGCTGCTGGCAGTCGCCTTTGTGGCGCTGCCCGCGGTGGCCAGCGACTACTGGTTTACCAACATCCTGATCCCCTTTCTGATCTTCTCGCTGGCTGCTATTGGCGTGAATATTCTGGTCGGTTACTGTGGCCAGATCTCGCTGGGCTCGGGCGCCTTCATGGCGGTGGGTGCCTATGCGGCCTACAACTTCTTTGTGCGCATTGAGGGCATGCCCCTGATCGTGGCACTGGTGCTGGGTGGCGTGTGCGCCATGCTGTTCGGCATCCTCTTCGGGTTGCCCAGTTTGCGGGTCAAGGGCCTGTACCTTGCGGTGGCCACGCTGGCCGCGCAGTTTTTTGCGGACTGGATGTTCTTGCGCATCCAGTGGTTTACCAACTACTCACCCTCGGGCTCGGTGTCGGTGTCCAACCTGCAGGTTTTTGGGTTTTCGCTGGCCAGCCCGCTGTCCAAATACATCTTCTGCCTGACGCTGTTGTCGGTGATTGCACTCATGGCCAAGAACCTGGTGCGTGGTGCCGTGGGCCGTGAATGGATGGCCATACGCGACATGGACGTGGCGGCCGCGGTCATCGGCATACGCCCCATGTTTGCCAAGCTCAGCGCGTTTGCCGTCAGCTCCTTCATCGTGGGCATGGCGGGTGGTCTGTGGGCCTTTATCTACCTGGGTGCCTGGGAGCCGGCCGCGTTCTCGGTGGACCAGTCGTTCCGGCTGTTGTTCATGGTCATCATTGGTGGCATGGGTTCCATCATGGGCAGCTTTTTTGGCGCGGGTTTTATCGTGTTGCTGCCCATATTTCTGAACCAGTTTTTGCCAGCCCTGGCGGCACTGTTTGGTATCCAGATTTCCACGGCCGGCATCTCACATGCCGAGCTGATGATTTTTGGCGGACTGATTGTGTGGTTCCTGATCGTCGAGCCGCATGGCCTGGCCAAGTTGTGGTCCATCGGCAAACAAAAGTTGCGCCTGTGGCCCTTCCCACACTGA
- a CDS encoding branched-chain amino acid ABC transporter permease, with protein MAFFLETLLGGLMAGMLYSLVALGFVLIYKASGVFNFAQGAMVLFAALAMARFAEWIPIHLGIDNPVAANVLGFIGAGIVMFVVAWLIERLVLRHLVNQEGTTLLMATLGITYFLEGLGQTIFGSNIYKIDIGMPKDPVMIFESTFEGGILINKEDLYAALIAAVLVALLSVFFQKTATGRALRAVADDHQAAQSIGIPLNRIWVIVWCVAGVVALVAGMIWGSKLGVQFSLTTVALRALPVVILGGLTSVPGAIVGGLIIGVGEKLSEVYLGPFVGGGIEIWFAYVLALGFLLIRPQGLFGEKIIDRV; from the coding sequence ATGGCTTTTTTCCTTGAAACTTTACTCGGCGGCCTGATGGCCGGCATGCTGTATTCGCTGGTGGCCTTGGGCTTTGTGCTGATCTACAAGGCATCCGGCGTGTTCAACTTTGCGCAGGGCGCGATGGTGCTGTTTGCGGCACTGGCGATGGCGCGTTTTGCGGAGTGGATTCCGATACACCTGGGCATTGACAACCCGGTGGCAGCCAATGTGTTGGGCTTCATCGGTGCGGGTATCGTGATGTTTGTTGTGGCCTGGCTGATTGAGCGACTGGTGCTGCGCCACCTGGTCAACCAGGAAGGCACCACGCTGCTGATGGCCACGCTGGGCATCACCTATTTCCTGGAAGGTCTGGGCCAGACGATTTTTGGCAGCAACATTTACAAGATCGACATCGGCATGCCCAAAGACCCGGTGATGATTTTTGAGAGCACCTTTGAGGGCGGCATCCTGATCAACAAGGAAGACCTCTACGCCGCGCTGATTGCCGCTGTACTGGTGGCACTGCTGAGCGTGTTTTTCCAGAAGACCGCTACGGGCCGCGCACTGCGCGCTGTGGCCGACGACCACCAGGCGGCCCAATCCATTGGTATCCCGCTGAACCGCATCTGGGTCATTGTGTGGTGTGTGGCCGGTGTGGTGGCCTTGGTGGCCGGCATGATCTGGGGCAGCAAGCTGGGTGTGCAGTTCTCGCTGACCACCGTTGCCTTGCGCGCACTGCCGGTTGTGATTTTGGGTGGACTCACATCGGTGCCCGGCGCCATCGTAGGCGGGCTGATTATTGGCGTCGGAGAGAAGTTGTCCGAGGTTTACCTGGGGCCTTTTGTTGGCGGCGGTATTGAAATCTGGTTTGCCTATGTGTTGGCGTTGGGATTCTTGCTGATACGTCCTCAAGGGCTGTTCGGTGAAAAGATCATTGACCGAGTGTGA
- a CDS encoding ABC transporter ATP-binding protein has translation MSTKKIGDVILDVKNISLSFGGVKALTDISFNVKEHEIRAIIGPNGAGKSSMLNCINGVYTPQQGSIAFRGQTFKHMNSHQVAVMGVARTFQNLALFKGMSVLDNIMSGRNLKIKSNILLQALRWGPAEREEIMHREAVERIIDFLEIQAYRKTPVGQLPYGLQKRVDLGRALAMEPQVLLLDEPMAGMNVEEKQDMCRFVLDVNDEFGTTVVLIEHDMGVVMDISDRVVVLDYGKKIGDGTPDEVRNNPDVISAYLGTSH, from the coding sequence ATGAGTACGAAAAAGATCGGTGACGTCATCCTCGACGTCAAGAACATCAGCCTGAGTTTTGGCGGCGTTAAGGCGTTGACCGACATCTCGTTCAACGTCAAGGAACACGAGATCCGCGCCATCATTGGCCCCAATGGTGCGGGCAAGAGCTCGATGCTGAACTGCATCAACGGTGTCTACACACCGCAGCAGGGATCGATTGCCTTCCGCGGCCAGACCTTCAAACACATGAACAGCCACCAGGTGGCGGTGATGGGCGTGGCACGCACCTTCCAGAACCTGGCGTTGTTCAAGGGCATGAGTGTGTTGGACAACATCATGTCCGGCCGCAACCTCAAGATCAAAAGCAATATCCTGCTGCAGGCCCTGCGCTGGGGCCCGGCCGAGCGGGAGGAAATTATGCACCGCGAGGCGGTGGAACGCATCATCGACTTCCTGGAAATCCAGGCCTATCGCAAGACACCCGTGGGCCAGCTTCCCTACGGCCTGCAAAAGCGGGTCGACCTGGGTCGTGCGCTGGCCATGGAGCCCCAAGTGCTGCTGCTGGACGAACCCATGGCCGGCATGAACGTAGAAGAAAAGCAGGACATGTGCCGCTTTGTGCTGGACGTGAATGACGAGTTCGGCACCACCGTGGTCCTGATCGAACACGACATGGGTGTGGTCATGGACATCAGCGACCGCGTGGTGGTGTTGGACTACGGTAAGAAGATCGGTGACGGCACGCCGGACGAAGTGCGCAACAACCCGGATGTGATCAGCGCCTATCTCGGCACCTCGCACTAA
- a CDS encoding long-chain fatty acid--CoA ligase codes for MQTTFPRLLQKHASERPNAPAMREKEYGIWQALTWSELLTMVQQLAAGLHQAGLRRGEHMVVVGANRPRLYATMLAVQSLGAIPVPLYQDAAAAECVFPINNAEVRFAFAEDQEQVDKLMEVRESCPLLERIYFDDPRGLRNYEEPCLASLDELQVAGKAFNTLHPNFFAAEVDQAKPDDVGAMFFTSGTTGNPKGVVHTHNSLLDRARVGANFDKLTGDEEVLAYLPPAWIGQNIFSYAQWLACGYVVNCPESSATVTIDLKEIGPTYYFAPPRIFEGLLTSVMIRMEDAGAIKRGMFHYFMSVAKRVGPNLMDGKAVSFVDRLLYALGSVFVYGPLRNTLGLSRVRVAYTAGEAIGPDLFSFFRSIGINLKQLYGSTETAVFVCLQPDHEARADTVGVPCDGVEIKVADNGEILIKSPGLFRAYYKNPAATAEVLTAEGWYHSSDAGFIDANGHLKIIDRVKDVGRIKGGANDGAMFAPKYVENKLKFFQHIKEVVAYGDGRDQVCVMINIDFDAVGNWAERRNLPYAGYTDLAQKPEVYQLIKECVEKVNADLSVDALLAGSQVSRFLVLHKELDADDGELTRTNKVRRGFIAERYDVLIDALYGGKTSQFIETQVKFEDGRTGKVSATLRIEDTKTFAPVKAAA; via the coding sequence ATGCAAACGACTTTTCCGCGGCTACTTCAAAAACACGCCAGTGAGCGCCCAAATGCGCCTGCCATGCGTGAGAAGGAATACGGCATCTGGCAGGCGCTGACCTGGTCGGAGCTGTTGACCATGGTGCAGCAACTGGCTGCCGGTTTGCACCAGGCTGGTCTGCGCCGCGGCGAACACATGGTGGTGGTCGGGGCCAACCGGCCGCGTCTGTATGCCACCATGCTGGCCGTGCAGTCCCTGGGTGCCATCCCCGTGCCGCTGTACCAGGATGCCGCCGCTGCCGAGTGTGTGTTCCCCATCAACAATGCCGAAGTGCGCTTCGCATTTGCCGAAGACCAGGAACAGGTCGACAAATTGATGGAGGTACGCGAAAGCTGCCCCCTGCTGGAGCGCATATATTTTGACGACCCCCGTGGCCTGCGCAACTACGAAGAGCCGTGCCTGGCCTCGCTGGACGAGCTGCAGGTCGCAGGCAAGGCTTTTAATACGCTGCACCCCAACTTCTTTGCTGCCGAGGTAGACCAGGCCAAGCCCGACGATGTGGGCGCCATGTTTTTCACGTCCGGCACCACGGGCAACCCCAAGGGTGTGGTGCACACCCACAACTCGCTGCTGGACCGGGCGCGTGTGGGCGCAAACTTTGACAAGCTGACGGGTGATGAAGAGGTGCTGGCCTACCTGCCACCGGCCTGGATCGGGCAGAACATTTTTTCCTATGCCCAGTGGCTGGCCTGCGGGTATGTCGTCAACTGCCCAGAGTCATCGGCCACGGTCACCATCGATCTGAAAGAGATTGGCCCTACCTATTACTTCGCGCCGCCCCGCATTTTTGAAGGCCTGCTGACCAGCGTGATGATCCGTATGGAAGACGCCGGTGCCATCAAGCGCGGCATGTTCCATTACTTCATGTCGGTCGCCAAACGCGTTGGCCCGAATCTGATGGACGGCAAAGCAGTTTCATTTGTTGACCGGCTGTTGTACGCGCTGGGCAGCGTGTTTGTCTACGGCCCGCTGCGCAACACACTGGGCCTGAGCCGTGTGCGGGTGGCCTATACGGCGGGGGAGGCGATTGGTCCGGATCTGTTCAGTTTCTTCCGCTCCATCGGCATCAACCTGAAGCAGTTGTATGGCTCCACCGAGACCGCCGTCTTTGTATGCCTGCAGCCCGACCACGAAGCCCGCGCCGACACGGTGGGTGTGCCCTGCGATGGTGTGGAGATCAAGGTGGCCGACAACGGCGAGATTTTGATCAAGTCCCCCGGCCTGTTCCGCGCGTATTACAAAAACCCCGCAGCCACGGCTGAGGTGTTGACGGCGGAAGGCTGGTACCACTCCAGCGATGCCGGGTTTATCGACGCCAATGGCCACCTAAAAATTATTGACCGCGTGAAAGACGTGGGCCGCATCAAAGGTGGTGCCAACGACGGCGCCATGTTTGCGCCCAAGTATGTGGAGAACAAGCTCAAGTTCTTCCAACACATCAAGGAGGTTGTGGCCTATGGCGACGGCCGCGACCAGGTCTGCGTGATGATCAACATCGATTTCGATGCGGTGGGCAACTGGGCCGAGCGGCGCAACCTGCCGTATGCGGGTTACACCGACCTGGCGCAAAAGCCCGAGGTCTATCAGCTGATCAAGGAATGTGTGGAAAAGGTCAATGCCGACCTGAGCGTGGACGCCCTGTTGGCCGGCAGCCAGGTCAGCCGTTTCCTGGTGCTGCACAAAGAGCTGGATGCTGACGACGGCGAGCTGACCCGCACCAACAAAGTCCGCCGCGGTTTTATCGCCGAGCGGTATGACGTGTTGATTGATGCCTTGTACGGCGGCAAGACATCGCAATTTATTGAAACCCAGGTCAAGTTCGAAGACGGTCGCACCGGCAAGGTCAGTGCCACGCTGCGGATTGAAGACACCAAGACCTTTGCACCCGTGAAGGCGGCAGCATGA
- a CDS encoding Crp/Fnr family transcriptional regulator — MSADPSLFQRRRALTAAELDAIPWIHLLSAQERQRATEDLKIADADPGEYICRIGRPVTYWFGVVDGLLKMSSDNAEGQTMTFTGVPPGGWFGEGTAMKRETYRYNIQPLRKSRVAGLHVDTFHWLLDHSIGFNRFVMNQLNERLGQFIAAREIDRMTNPDIRVARSLASLFNPVLYPGVGEVLRITQQELAYLVGLSRQRVNEALTALAAQGAIKVEYGGLRVMDLQALRSQMTFR, encoded by the coding sequence ATGTCCGCCGACCCATCCCTTTTCCAACGCCGCCGCGCCCTCACCGCCGCCGAGTTGGACGCCATTCCGTGGATCCATTTGTTGTCTGCGCAAGAGCGGCAGCGCGCCACCGAAGACCTGAAGATTGCCGATGCCGACCCCGGCGAATACATCTGCCGCATCGGCCGCCCGGTGACCTACTGGTTTGGTGTGGTGGACGGTTTGCTGAAGATGAGCAGCGACAACGCCGAGGGCCAGACAATGACCTTCACCGGTGTGCCACCCGGCGGCTGGTTTGGCGAGGGCACGGCCATGAAACGCGAGACCTACCGCTACAACATCCAGCCCCTGCGCAAGAGCCGCGTGGCCGGCCTGCATGTGGACACCTTCCACTGGCTGCTGGACCACTCCATCGGCTTCAACCGCTTTGTGATGAACCAGCTGAACGAACGCCTGGGCCAGTTCATTGCCGCGCGCGAGATCGACCGCATGACCAACCCCGACATTCGTGTGGCGCGCAGCCTGGCGTCGCTGTTCAACCCCGTGCTGTACCCCGGCGTGGGTGAGGTGCTGCGCATCACGCAGCAGGAGCTGGCGTATCTGGTGGGCCTGTCGCGCCAGCGGGTGAACGAGGCATTAACCGCGCTGGCGGCGCAGGGGGCGATCAAGGTGGAATACGGGGGGCTACGGGTGATGGACTTGCAGGCCTTGCGCAGCCAGATGACTTTTAGGTGA
- a CDS encoding DUF2846 domain-containing protein, protein MNFRVPLVLLATVVMTGCASVSMESKDASSAAKRFGPPSEGNAQIYVFRSGSFGGALKKDIWINGECIGESAPNVFFVKEVKGDVEHKVSTESEFSPNDLVIKVKSGVNYFVRQFMKMGLLVGGAGVELVSEEDGKKEIAGLELAKSGNCSKK, encoded by the coding sequence TTGAACTTTCGCGTCCCTCTCGTCTTGCTCGCCACTGTTGTCATGACAGGCTGCGCTTCCGTTTCAATGGAATCCAAGGATGCCTCTAGTGCCGCAAAGCGCTTTGGACCTCCGAGTGAAGGCAACGCCCAAATCTATGTGTTTCGCTCTGGAAGTTTTGGTGGCGCCTTGAAGAAGGACATTTGGATCAACGGTGAGTGCATTGGTGAATCTGCGCCGAATGTTTTCTTCGTCAAGGAAGTCAAAGGAGACGTTGAGCACAAGGTTTCGACCGAGTCTGAATTTTCGCCGAATGATCTGGTGATCAAGGTCAAGTCGGGCGTTAACTATTTTGTTCGTCAGTTTATGAAGATGGGTCTGCTGGTGGGTGGCGCAGGCGTCGAGCTCGTCAGTGAAGAAGATGGCAAGAAAGAGATTGCGGGTCTTGAACTTGCGAAAAGCGGGAACTGCAGCAAGAAGTAA